In Candidatus Neomarinimicrobiota bacterium, a single genomic region encodes these proteins:
- a CDS encoding PorV/PorQ family protein — translation MFLSVAFSQSALFLLIAPGARAGGMGEAQVALADDSYATYWNPAGLGFQSGYEVSGMHVNWLPGLVDDMYYDFLAGRAPVEGLGVFGGHIIYLNAGKQQYTDANGTSLGTFLTYFSSGAISYATMISENSSVGFNFKILYQHLTDKNVGTEKTKGTATNFGFDVGYLSKGYLGGKLDLGAMVANLGPKVIFNDKEQADPLPTNLKLGFNMRVYDSKYNRLNVVYDVNKLLVGEYASMDWDGDLKIGGYNEDGNEDPSGNYNKDGQNEIAHTDSWWKGIFTSFLDDWYLGGDRNMDDDRVIGGYGPDSSAVEGGLYGNNGLLEVGNSDDRSPADEFKSLIHSVGLEYWYNEMFAIRGGYYYDSEGKITTPTVGAGLRYGNYGFDFGYTVAEETHPLNNTMRFSLMLKF, via the coding sequence ATGTTTCTGTCAGTGGCATTCTCACAGAGTGCATTATTTCTGTTAATCGCCCCTGGTGCACGGGCTGGTGGTATGGGTGAAGCACAAGTTGCTCTTGCAGATGACTCCTACGCAACCTACTGGAATCCTGCCGGGCTTGGATTTCAAAGTGGCTATGAGGTCTCTGGAATGCATGTGAATTGGCTTCCTGGTCTTGTAGATGATATGTACTATGATTTTCTGGCTGGAAGAGCTCCTGTAGAGGGTCTCGGAGTCTTTGGTGGACATATTATCTACCTGAATGCTGGTAAGCAGCAGTATACCGATGCAAATGGGACTTCACTTGGAACCTTCCTGACCTATTTCTCTTCAGGGGCAATAAGTTATGCCACAATGATATCTGAGAATTCTAGTGTGGGTTTTAACTTTAAAATTTTATATCAGCACCTTACGGATAAAAATGTCGGTACTGAGAAGACCAAAGGAACAGCGACTAATTTTGGTTTTGATGTGGGGTACCTGAGTAAGGGATATTTGGGTGGCAAGCTGGATCTTGGTGCCATGGTGGCTAACCTGGGTCCCAAAGTTATTTTCAACGATAAAGAACAAGCTGATCCACTACCTACGAACTTGAAACTTGGTTTCAACATGCGTGTGTACGACTCAAAGTACAACCGATTGAATGTGGTCTATGATGTAAACAAACTACTGGTTGGTGAATATGCATCCATGGATTGGGACGGTGATTTGAAAATTGGCGGCTATAATGAAGATGGCAATGAAGATCCTTCTGGAAATTACAATAAAGATGGACAGAATGAAATTGCTCACACTGATTCATGGTGGAAAGGAATCTTCACTTCTTTTCTAGACGACTGGTATCTTGGTGGTGATCGCAACATGGATGATGATCGCGTTATTGGAGGATATGGTCCTGATTCATCTGCTGTAGAAGGTGGATTATATGGAAACAATGGACTACTTGAGGTTGGTAATAGCGATGACAGAAGTCCGGCTGACGAATTTAAATCACTGATCCATAGTGTAGGTCTTGAATATTGGTATAATGAAATGTTTGCCATACGTGGAGGCTATTACTATGACTCTGAGGGTAAAATTACCACGCCTACAGTTGGTGCCGGATTGCGCTATGGAAACTATGGCTTTGATTTTGGCTATACCGTGGCAGAGGAAACACACCCTCTGAACAATACCATGCGATTCTCGCTTATGTTAAAATTTTAG